A DNA window from Ranitomeya imitator isolate aRanImi1 chromosome 2, aRanImi1.pri, whole genome shotgun sequence contains the following coding sequences:
- the NELFE gene encoding negative elongation factor E produces the protein MVLLPPVLTDEEEALQRKFAKLKKKKKALLALKKQTSTNQTIQAGIKRSLSDQPAVDTATATEQAKMLVKTGAISAIKSGTKNSGFKRSRTLEGKLKDPDKGPAPTFQPFQRSVSVDEEQAESSRRNQRKSLYDSFVSSSERMREPERETEDRENDREGHRVGDREPYERDRGRERDRERERERDRSDRDRERERDREGFHRRSDSFPERRAPRKGNTVYVNGVGMKKQMLTDAFSKFGKIIDLATDAQRNCAFVTFEKMESADQAIQELNNTMIEDVSVKVSIARKQPMLDAAIEKSVWGQLAFHSSVKGSYKDKRSQVSYSEDYFNLDSSNPDSSGAGNTTG, from the exons ATGGTTTTGTTGCCACCCGTCTTGACGGATGAAGAGGAGGCTCTACAGAGGAAGTTTGCCAAGCTGAAAAAGAAG AAAAAAGCCTTGTTGGCTCTGAAGAAGCAAACGTCCACCAACCAGACGATCCAGGCCGGCATCAAGAGAT CTTTATCAGACCAACCAGCAGTGGACACGGCCACAGCGACAGAACAAGCCAAGATGCTGGTGAAGACCGGCGCCATCAGCGCGATTAAATCCGGGACCAAAAACAGCGGATTCAAGCGTTCCCGGACACTAGAGGGCAAACTGAAG GACCCCGATAAGGGCCCAGCACCCACTTTCCAGCCTTTCCAGCGCAGTGTCTCTGTAGACGAGGAGCAGGCGGAG AGTTCAAGGCGCAACCAAAGGAAGTCTCTGTACGACAG TTTTGTCAGCTCCAGTGAACGTATGCGAGAACCCGAGAGGGAGACAGAGGACCGAGAGAACGACAGAGAAGGCCATCGCGTAGGCGACAGGGAGCCTTACGAACGAGACCGCGGCAGAGAGCGAGACcgcgagagagagagggagagagacagaAGTGATAGAGATCGGGAGAGGGAGCGAGACCGAGAAGGCTTCCACCGGA GATCAGATTCTTTTCCAGAACGTCGAGCACCGAGGAAAGGAAACACGGTGTACGTTAACGGCGTGGGCATGAAGAAGCAGATGCTCACTGACGCTTTCTCCAAGTTTGGGAAGATCATAGACCTCGCAACTGACGCTCAGCGGAA CTGCGCTTTTGTCACATTTGAGAAGATGGAATCAGCAGATCAGGCGATCCAAGAG CTTAATAACACAATGATAGAGGACGTCTCGGTGAAGGTCAGCATCGCCCGGAAGCAGCCAATGCTGGATGCCGCCATAGAGAAGTCTGTGTGGGGTCAGCTGG CTTTCCACAGTAGTGTGAAGGGATCATACAAAGACAAGAGATCTCAGGTCAGCTACTCCGAGGATTACTTCAATCTAGATTCCTCCAATCCAGATTCCTCCGGCGCAGGGAACACGACCGGGTGA